GCGACGATCTTCTCCGCCTGCCCGGTCTCCGTGATCAGCCCCACGGCGGCGACCGGCAGCCCCGTCTCCGCCTTCACCCGCGTGGCGAACGGCACCTGGTAGCCGGGGCCGACCGGGATGCGGACGCGCGGCGCGTTACCGCCGGTGGACACGTCGAGCAGGTCCACGCCGTGCTCCTTCAGCAGCGCCGCGAACCGCACCGTGTCGTCGGCCGTCCAGCCGGAGTCCTCCAGCCAGTCGGTGGCCGAGATCCGGAAGAACATGGGCAGTTCCTCGGGCCACACCTCGCGCACCGCGTCCACCACCTCCAGGGCGAAGCGCACCCGGTTGTCGAAGGAGCCGCCGTACTCGTCGGTGCGGCGGTTGCTGTGCGGGGAGAGGAACTCGCCGATCAGGTAGCCGTGCGCGCCATGGACCTCGACGACCTCGAAGCCCGCGTCGAGAGCGCGCCGGGCCGCCGCCGCGAACTGCCCGACGACCTCGCGGATCTGCTCCCGCGACAGCTCATCCGGCACCGGGTGGCCCTCGTCGAACGGCACCGGGCTCGGGCCGACCGGCCGCCAGCCGCGCTCGTCGTCGATCGGGGCGCCGCCCTTCCAGGGGCGCTCGGTCGATCCCTTCCGGCCCGC
This genomic window from Streptomyces thermolilacinus SPC6 contains:
- a CDS encoding NADH:flavin oxidoreductase/NADH oxidase — translated: MSALFEHYTLRSLTIPNRVWMAPMCQYSAEASGPDAGVANDWHFAHYAARATGGTGLILLEATAVSPEGRISPYDLGIWNDTQAEALRRITRFLKDHGTVPGIQIAHAGRKGSTERPWKGGAPIDDERGWRPVGPSPVPFDEGHPVPDELSREQIREVVGQFAAAARRALDAGFEVVEVHGAHGYLIGEFLSPHSNRRTDEYGGSFDNRVRFALEVVDAVREVWPEELPMFFRISATDWLEDSGWTADDTVRFAALLKEHGVDLLDVSTGGNAPRVRIPVGPGYQVPFATRVKAETGLPVAAVGLITETGQAEKIVANGEADAVLLGRELLRNPSWARHAARELGGEVHVPDQYHRSV